A region from the Toxotes jaculatrix isolate fToxJac2 chromosome 2, fToxJac2.pri, whole genome shotgun sequence genome encodes:
- the ribc1 gene encoding RIB43A-like with coiled-coils protein 1 yields the protein MYKVDLPIDHSIEKAVERRRSAETARKARVFNTRLRVMGLDVDALNQQVQEKKHKQNMEGQRDKAFDKLRNLHDEMLLQQDIDEKEKRAALHTDLAQYWATHQRVEDSRDADLKCGLKGAFMITIPEGELGPASMQIFQGEGIGEEQRKREQVKKTERDLRAQTEDKARRHIGNKHREMLVSRELMYQDLKGVQQATLEEECKKAARIALDNYNQALAAQRAEKLKEQQRREERENLAEMWHTLASDMMTECAEAAEREVGGGKPPRVLTDRWKGMSPEQLSAIHGEREAQCLERQRQRASEKIQDAAWDLQLLKLSRESEEEEKRAAELRRQKRIQMDQHNLQLARDQQAYQEYLNKKLYTNKPTRDYFYQFSTNSR from the exons ATGTACAAAGTGGACTTGCCTATAGACCATTCCATCGAAAAGGCTGTGGAGAGGCGAAGATCTGCAGAGACAGCACGCAAGGCCCGAGTCTTCAACACCCGGCTACGTGTGATGGGCCTGGACGTTGATGCGCTCAACCAACAAGTCCAggagaaaaaacataaacaaaacatggaGGGACAACGAGATAAAGCTTTCG ATAAGCTGAGAAATCTTCACGATGAGATGCTGCTGCAGCAAGACATTGATGAAAAAGAGAAGCGAGCAGCTTTGCACACAGACCTGGCCCAGTACTGGGCCACTCATCAGCGTGTGGAGGACTCTCGTGATGCTGATCTCAAGTGTGGCCTGAAGGGGGCATTCATGATCACCATTCCAGAGGGTGAGCTGGGGCCTGCCAGTATGCAAATCTTTCAG GGAGAGGGTATTGGAGAGGAACAAAGGAAGAGAGAACaagtgaaaaagacagagagagacctgCGAGCACAGACGGAGGACAAAGCAAGACGGCACATAGGAAACAAGCATAGAG AGATGCTTGTGAGCAGGGAGCTGATGTATCAGGACCTAAAAGGGGTTCAGCAAGCGACACTAGAGGAGGAGTGTAAGAAAGCTGCCCGCATCGCTCTCGACAACTACAATCAAGCTCTG GCTGCACAGCGGgcagagaaactgaaggagcagcaaaggagagaggaaagagagaatcTTGCAGAGATGTGGCACACACTGGCATCTGACATGATGACAGAatgtgcagaagcagcagagagagaagtgggagGAGGGAAGCCACCCCGGGTTCTGACTGACAGGTGGAAGGGGATGAGCCCTGAGCAGCTGAGCGCCATCcatggggagagagaggcacagtGCCTTGAGAGACAG AGACAACGTGCTTCTGAGAAGATTCAGGATGCAGCGTGGGACCTTCAGCTCCTGAAGCTGTCCAGAgaatcagaggaggaggagaagagagcagcagagctgaggagacagaagaggatCCAGATGGACCAGCACAACCTGCAGCTGGCCAGAGATCAGCAGGCATA ccAGGAGTACCTGAACAAGAAGCTATACACCAACAAACCCACCAGGGACTACTTTTATCAATTCAGCACCAACTCCCGCTGA